A region of Notolabrus celidotus isolate fNotCel1 chromosome 4, fNotCel1.pri, whole genome shotgun sequence DNA encodes the following proteins:
- the slc25a28 gene encoding mitoferrin-2, whose protein sequence is MEADGFVRRRRMTAETTGNDPGVAGASAGAEVRWLGGRFWGVSESIVGRLTPRIGGETELQTVDFTRSAQDAQTEDSEPDYEGLPQGASTGTHMLAGAVAGIMEHCLMFPIDCVKTRMQSLQPDPAARYRNVMDALRRIVATEGVWRPMRGLNATAVGAGPAHALYFACYEKLKKTLSDVIHPGANSHLANGTAGCVATLLHDAAMNPAEVVKQRMQMYNSPYRGVMDCVRAVWQKEGAAAFYRSYTTQLTMNVPFQALHFMTYEYLQELLNPQRQYNPSSHMLSGALAGAIAAAATTPLDVCKTLLNTQESLSLGAQSASQGQGAHRQISGLAHAFRTVYRLGGLQGFFKGAQARVIYQMPSTAISWSVYEFFKYGLTKHQHEKRRAQHMEA, encoded by the exons ATGGAAGCAGATGGATTTGTGAGGAGGCGTCGGATGACAGCGGAGACTACAGGCAATGATCCCGGGGTTGCTGGTGCCTCTGCCGGGGCAGAAGTTCGATGGCTGGGGGGCAGATTCTGGGGAGTTTCGGAAAGTATCGTGGGGAGACTGACACCCAGGATCGGAGGAGAAACGGAGCTACAGACAGTTGATTTTACCCGTAGTGCACAAGATGCACAAACAGAGGACTCTGAACCAGACTATGAGGGGTTACCTCAGGGAGCTTCCACAGGCACCCACATGTTAGCTGGAGCCGTCGCCGGGATCATGGAGCACTGCCTCATGTTCCCCATCGACTGTGTCAAG ACAAGAATGCAGAGCCTCCAGCCCGACCCCGCAGCCCGCTACAGGAACGTCATGGATGCCCTTCGCCGAATTGTCGCCACAGAGGGAGTCTGGAGGCCAATGAGAGGGCTGAATGCAACAGCAGTTGGGGCAGGACCTGCTCATGCCCTCTATTTTGCCTGCTATGAGAAACTCAAAAAGACTCTAAGTGATGTCATTCACCCAGGGGCTAACAGTCATTTGGCTAATG GTACAGCTGGGTGTGTGGCCACACTGCTTCACGATGCAGCCATGAATCCAGCTGAAG TTGTGAAGCAGCGTATGCAGATGTATAACTCACCCTACCGCGGCGTAATGGACTGTGTACGCGCCGTGTGGCAGAAGGAGGGCGCTGCTGCCTTCTACCGCAGCTACACCACCCAGCTCACCATGAACGTGCCCTTCCAGGCGCTCCACTTCATGACCTATGAGTACCTTCAGGAGCTGCTCAACCCCCAAAGACAATACAACCCCTCATCCCACATGCTGTCCGGAGCTTTGGCTGGAGCCATCGCGGCTGCAGCCACCACACCTCTGGATGTATGCAAGACCCTGCTCAACACCCAGGAGTCTCTATCTCTCGGTGCCCAGTCTGCCAGCCAGGGTCAAGGAGCCCACAGACAGATCTCAGGCCTGGCCCACGCCTTCCGGACAGTATATAGGCTGGGCGGCCTGCAGGGCTTCTTCAAGGGGGCCCAGGCGAGGGTCATCTACCAGATGCCCTCTACAGCCATCAGCTGGTCGGTCTATGAGTTCTTCAAGTATGGCCTCACCAAGCACCAGCACGAGAAGAGGAGAGCGCAGCACATGGAGGCTTAG
- the pyroxd2 gene encoding pyridine nucleotide-disulfide oxidoreductase domain-containing protein 2 isoform X1 produces MAAAVWTDRGRRVATVVGTVTRSRSSHAAVKSQYDALVIGGGHNGLVAAAYLQKGGLKTAVLERRHVLGGAAVSEELFPGFHFSRCSYLLSLLRPHIYADLELKKHGLKVYMRDPHAYTPMLEDGVGGAPPRSLILGSDLAMNLKEIGKFSQKDAKAFPDFVAHLEKLAEAIHPLLDAPPVDIPGVTSGSLRKRLAAAKTLMPIIKCGMKLGTNIPDFYEIVTAPIMKILNRWFESEPLIATLATDAVIGAMTSPSNPGSGYVLLHHVMGEVEKEKGAWGYVEGGMGGVSQAIASSARSHGVDIFTEKDVGQVLVGSDGAAKGVVLKDGTEIHSQVVLSNATPYVTFKNLTPQAALPPAFIKAVDQIDYTSPVTKINVAVDKLPNFLANPTPDDKPGPHHQCSIHLNCESVEVLETAYKDAMNGRPSVRPMLEMTIPSVLDPTLAPPGCHVVSLFTQFTPYHIEGREWTDEDREAYADCTFDWIEQYAPGFKKSVVGRDILAPPDLERIFGLTGGNIFHGSMSLDQLYLARPLPSLSDYRTPVKGLYLCGSGCHPGGGVMGSPGWNAALTAMADLKRR; encoded by the exons ATGGCTGCAGCAGTGTGGACCGACCGAGGACGGAGGGTTGCGACTGTCGTGGGGACAGTGACCAGATCCAGGTCCAGTCATGCAGCTGTGAAGTCCCAGTATGACGCACTGGTAATCGGAGGAG GACACAATGGACTGGTGGCA gctgCCTACCTCCAGAAGGGAGGACTGAAGACTGCAGTGCTGGAGCGCAGACATGTTCTGGGAGGAGCAGCTGTGTCCGAGGAACTCTTCCCTG GTTTTCACTTCTCCAGGTGTTCCTATTTACTCAGTTTATTAAGGCCTCACATATATGCAGACTTGGAGCTGAAG AAACATGGGCTGAAGGTCTACATGAGGGACCCACATGCCTACACCCCCATGTTGGAGGACGGTGTGGGAGGTGCCCCACCAAGGTCTCTCATCCTGGGCTCAGATCTTGCCATGAACCTGAAGGAGATTGGCAAGTTCTCACAGAAGGACGCTAAG GCTTTTCCAGATTTTGTTGCACACCTTGAGAAGCTTGCAGAAGCCATCCACCCTCTACTGGATGCTCCTCCTGTAGACATTCCTGGTGTTACCTCTGGATCACTGAGGAAGAGGCTGGCTGCAGCTAAAACCCTGATGCCTATCATCAAATGTG GTATGAAACTGGGCACAAACATTCCAGACTTTTATGAGATTGTAACTGCACCAATAATGAAG ATTCTCAACCGGTGGTTTGAGTCAGAGCCACTGATAGCAACACTTGCTACTGATGCTGTGATAGGAGCCATGACCAGTCCAAGTAATCCTGGCAGTGG GTATGTGCTCCTGCACCATGTGATGGGagaggtggagaaggagaaagGAGCGTGGGGTTATGTGGAGGGAGGCATGGGAGGTGTGTCTCAGGCGATCGCCAGCTCTGCTCGATCCCATGGTGTCGACATTTTCACTGAGAAG GATGTAGGTCAGGTCCTCGTTGGTTCAGATGGTGCTGCTAAGGGGGTGGTGCTGAAGGATGGCACAGAGATCCACAGTCAAGTTGTTCTATCAAATGCTACCCCATATGTTACCTTCAAGAACCTCACGCCTCAG GCCGCCCTTCCTCCAGCGTTCATCAAAGCAGTCGATCAGATAGACTATACCTCACCTGTCACCAAGATCAACG TGGCAGTGGACAAGCTGCCAAACTTCCTAGCTAATCCCACACCAGATGACAAACCAGGACCCCACCATCAGTGCTCCATTCATCTCAACTGTGAAAGTGTGGAGGTGCTGGAGACAGCATACAAAGACGCCATGAATGGACGTCCTTCAGTGAG ACCCATGCTGGAGATGACCATCCCCTCTGTGTTGGATCCCACTCTGGCTCCCCCTGGCTGCCACGTGGTGTCACTGTTCACCCAATTCACCCCCTACCACATAGAGGGCCGGGAGTGGACTGACGAGGACAGAGAAGCCTATGCTGACTGCA cATTTGACTGGATTGAGCAATATGCCCCTGGATTTAAAAAGTCTGTGGTGGGCAGAGACATCCTGGCTCCACCTGACCTGGAGAGGATCTTTGGGCTCACAGGAGgg AATATCTTCCATGGATCCATGTCGCTGGACCAGCTCTACCTCGCACGACCTTTGCCCTCTCTCTCAGACTACCGTACACCAGTTAAAGGGCTGTATTTGTGTGGCAGCGGCTGTCACCCAG GTGGTGGTGTGATGGGTTCTCCTGGCTGGAACGCAGCGCTCACTGCTATGGCTGATCTGAAACGTCGCTGA
- the pyroxd2 gene encoding pyridine nucleotide-disulfide oxidoreductase domain-containing protein 2 isoform X2: MRDPHAYTPMLEDGVGGAPPRSLILGSDLAMNLKEIGKFSQKDAKAFPDFVAHLEKLAEAIHPLLDAPPVDIPGVTSGSLRKRLAAAKTLMPIIKCGMKLGTNIPDFYEIVTAPIMKILNRWFESEPLIATLATDAVIGAMTSPSNPGSGYVLLHHVMGEVEKEKGAWGYVEGGMGGVSQAIASSARSHGVDIFTEKDVGQVLVGSDGAAKGVVLKDGTEIHSQVVLSNATPYVTFKNLTPQAALPPAFIKAVDQIDYTSPVTKINVAVDKLPNFLANPTPDDKPGPHHQCSIHLNCESVEVLETAYKDAMNGRPSVRPMLEMTIPSVLDPTLAPPGCHVVSLFTQFTPYHIEGREWTDEDREAYADCTFDWIEQYAPGFKKSVVGRDILAPPDLERIFGLTGGNIFHGSMSLDQLYLARPLPSLSDYRTPVKGLYLCGSGCHPGGGVMGSPGWNAALTAMADLKRR; encoded by the exons ATGAGGGACCCACATGCCTACACCCCCATGTTGGAGGACGGTGTGGGAGGTGCCCCACCAAGGTCTCTCATCCTGGGCTCAGATCTTGCCATGAACCTGAAGGAGATTGGCAAGTTCTCACAGAAGGACGCTAAG GCTTTTCCAGATTTTGTTGCACACCTTGAGAAGCTTGCAGAAGCCATCCACCCTCTACTGGATGCTCCTCCTGTAGACATTCCTGGTGTTACCTCTGGATCACTGAGGAAGAGGCTGGCTGCAGCTAAAACCCTGATGCCTATCATCAAATGTG GTATGAAACTGGGCACAAACATTCCAGACTTTTATGAGATTGTAACTGCACCAATAATGAAG ATTCTCAACCGGTGGTTTGAGTCAGAGCCACTGATAGCAACACTTGCTACTGATGCTGTGATAGGAGCCATGACCAGTCCAAGTAATCCTGGCAGTGG GTATGTGCTCCTGCACCATGTGATGGGagaggtggagaaggagaaagGAGCGTGGGGTTATGTGGAGGGAGGCATGGGAGGTGTGTCTCAGGCGATCGCCAGCTCTGCTCGATCCCATGGTGTCGACATTTTCACTGAGAAG GATGTAGGTCAGGTCCTCGTTGGTTCAGATGGTGCTGCTAAGGGGGTGGTGCTGAAGGATGGCACAGAGATCCACAGTCAAGTTGTTCTATCAAATGCTACCCCATATGTTACCTTCAAGAACCTCACGCCTCAG GCCGCCCTTCCTCCAGCGTTCATCAAAGCAGTCGATCAGATAGACTATACCTCACCTGTCACCAAGATCAACG TGGCAGTGGACAAGCTGCCAAACTTCCTAGCTAATCCCACACCAGATGACAAACCAGGACCCCACCATCAGTGCTCCATTCATCTCAACTGTGAAAGTGTGGAGGTGCTGGAGACAGCATACAAAGACGCCATGAATGGACGTCCTTCAGTGAG ACCCATGCTGGAGATGACCATCCCCTCTGTGTTGGATCCCACTCTGGCTCCCCCTGGCTGCCACGTGGTGTCACTGTTCACCCAATTCACCCCCTACCACATAGAGGGCCGGGAGTGGACTGACGAGGACAGAGAAGCCTATGCTGACTGCA cATTTGACTGGATTGAGCAATATGCCCCTGGATTTAAAAAGTCTGTGGTGGGCAGAGACATCCTGGCTCCACCTGACCTGGAGAGGATCTTTGGGCTCACAGGAGgg AATATCTTCCATGGATCCATGTCGCTGGACCAGCTCTACCTCGCACGACCTTTGCCCTCTCTCTCAGACTACCGTACACCAGTTAAAGGGCTGTATTTGTGTGGCAGCGGCTGTCACCCAG GTGGTGGTGTGATGGGTTCTCCTGGCTGGAACGCAGCGCTCACTGCTATGGCTGATCTGAAACGTCGCTGA